The genomic DNA CGGCCATTCCAATGTCAGATTTAGGCGACTCATTAGACTCCAGGTACTTTGGAGAGTCGCTCAACTTTAGTcacgtgtccaaaagtggtCTTTTGGCGTCGGGAATGGGCAGTGCGGAGTCAGGCGATTCCGCCGATTCCGGGTTTGATGGCGAATATGAGGAGGAGAACAGTCATATCATCACGGAGCATTCCGATAAGAGCGTGGTATCAAAAGTGGAGGCCGAGTTCAGACCGGTCGAACTACCTGAGTTGCTAGTGATTACGGGTCGAGCTTGTGCCCGCATTCTGTCCGGAtatcaaaagaataaaatggaaGAGGCCAAAATCTTGGACTCTCTCCGTGATGAAGGGTTATTGGCCAAGCCCAAAGGGAAAACGGCCGGAGGCATGAGTTTCGAGGTTGTCGACTCTCACCTGGTGAATCACGATATCATAGATACTGACACTAATCCAGACGTATTCGTGTCGTCGAGCTTCATTCCCAAGAAAAAGTTAGAGCGACTAGAATCACGTCGAATCGTGAGTAGCACGGCTGGTTTCAGTgttttcaagtattttctGATGTCTTTCTTaaaatcataattttcttCCAGAACATTCGGAAACCCTCGGCTCATCTAGAATCTCGATTAGCGGAGGCTGAATCTCGACGAAAGGCTGTGGAGGAAGAGCGAGTCAAAAATGTGTTAGAACGAAGCGGTCTGGAGCGTCACGGCCGCATGCGGTCCGCCTCCGCCATTCGAAGGGACAACAAATACTCGGCCACCGTGGCCAATCGACAGCAACAACTCCAACAAATGAGggacaaattgaaagaaaagcaCAAGAAGAACGACTACATTCGCCTCAAAAAAGAGCTCAAGAATGATACCCCTTTGATGGAAAGCgggaatttcaaaaatagtgATCACTTCTTTGACGACTAATGTACATTTTGGTATTTCTCTATTGGTCCAGATTAGCATCCATTCAAACATTTGTGATATCCCTACTCCTTTGAAAATACACGTATCGGTTGAATTGTGCGCATACAAATTACGAGAACAAGCAACCGGAAAATACTTGGCAATGCGAGGAACTAGGGAGACCAAATTACATAGGGTCCAAGTAAGAGATGATGGAAGGGTAAACAAATAAGTTCTTGCTTGGCATCAGCCATTTGCCCTCTCTCACCCCATCCGAACCCGAATGCTTACCCTATTTCTATGTTTACTTTCTTTCTACCCGGTCTGAAATACCTTCAGTCAAATATTTTACCACCTCCCGAAATGAAGTTGAATCCAATTGCTCATCTCATCTGCATTTTCTGTGCTTTTGCATGTGCAAATGCCACAGTGGGACCAATTCTTAAAGCGGTCAGAATTACAACGGAGAAGTCAGAGGTCCTCATTCCggattttgaaatgtattcGGGGCCCATTATTTTCAACGAAACGTTGTCAGTCGAGTTTGATCAGGACACGGAAATGAACCTAGAACCTAACTTCGAACTCGACTTTGAACTTGAGGACAGCCTACCCTAAAAATTTCTTCATACCCTCGTGTTGCCTCTCAACATATCAGAGGAACGTCTTGAGCAAGATATGGACCACCATGAACAAGCCAAAGAGCAAGTTCTCATTGAAGAGTTCTACACTGAACCGTATCCAAGTCAATTCGAGGACATACCGGCCACAACTGAACCACCCATTGCAACTTCAACCCAATCGTTTCCCAAGCCTTGTCAAACCAAGATTTGCGAAAAATGGGCCACTTACCTATCTGGACCAATGAACGTGGCCTTTGATCCTTGCACTGACTTTGAGGGTTTTGTGTGCGGCAACTGGCCAAATCTTTTCGAAACGCCACAATTTATCGCGTCTTGGGGAATTTTAGAACAGGTAatcagggatgccattggaAACATTCGTAAAATGCTTTGTAACGTTTTGAGAGATTGTCATCACTCGTTTAAAGCAACAATACCTGATCCATAAGATCAGCGCCTTACTCCTTCGAACCAGTGAAGATGAGGATTGGGATCTGTTCCTTACGGCTAAGAAGGCCTTTCAGAGTTGCATGGACCTGGATGCCATTGAGAGAAACGGATACAAACTTTGGAAGGAAGAGGTGGAGGATGCTATTAATGGATTTCCTATGGCGGAGGACTTTTGGCGCCAGGGAGTCTTTGACCCAAATGTTATGGTAAAATATCGGGA from Tigriopus californicus strain San Diego chromosome 1, Tcal_SD_v2.1, whole genome shotgun sequence includes the following:
- the LOC131877989 gene encoding uncharacterized protein LOC131877989, with the translated sequence MGCGESKIKEINLSPDDRDTIRTVSENVSNGRLSAKSSPDFSNDDEMLPNRLLSAIPMSDLGDSLDSRYFGESLNFSHVSKSGLLASGMGSAESGDSADSGFDGEYEEENSHIITEHSDKSVVSKVEAEFRPVELPELLVITGRACARILSGYQKNKMEEAKILDSLRDEGLLAKPKGKTAGGMSFEVVDSHLVNHDIIDTDTNPDVFVSSSFIPKKKLERLESRRINIRKPSAHLESRLAEAESRRKAVEEERVKNVLERSGLERHGRMRSASAIRRDNKYSATVANRQQQLQQMRDKLKEKHKKNDYIRLKKELKNDTPLMESGNFKNSDHFFDD